The following proteins are encoded in a genomic region of Fervidobacterium pennivorans DSM 9078:
- the arcC gene encoding carbamate kinase, with product MKKLAVVAIGGNAVNRPGEEATAENMMKNLSETARFLVSMLDEYDIVITHGNGPQVGNLLVQQELAKHVIPPFPIDVNDAQTQGSLGYMIALTLGNELRKRNIQREIAAIVTQIIVDKNDPGFQKPSKPVGPFYSKEEAEKLQQEKGWIMKEDAGRGWRRVVPSPIPLDIVEKNVIKTLVEKDMIVIAAGGGGIPVIQENGTLKGVEAVIDKDRASALLAKEIDADILIILTGVEKVYINYNKPDQKALDHLTVEEAKKYLAEGQFPSGSMGPKIEAAIDFVTSTGRECLITDMAVLDKALKGLTGTRITL from the coding sequence ATGAAGAAACTAGCAGTTGTGGCTATTGGTGGAAACGCGGTTAACAGACCTGGTGAAGAAGCAACAGCAGAAAACATGATGAAAAACCTTTCCGAAACCGCCAGATTTTTGGTTTCTATGCTTGATGAGTATGACATAGTTATAACTCATGGAAACGGACCACAAGTAGGTAATCTCTTAGTCCAACAAGAATTAGCAAAGCACGTTATACCACCGTTCCCTATTGACGTTAACGATGCGCAAACGCAAGGTAGTCTTGGTTACATGATAGCGCTAACTCTTGGAAATGAGCTAAGGAAAAGGAATATACAAAGAGAAATCGCAGCCATCGTTACACAGATTATCGTTGACAAGAACGACCCTGGCTTCCAAAAACCTTCAAAACCAGTCGGTCCATTTTATTCAAAGGAAGAGGCAGAGAAGCTACAACAAGAAAAAGGTTGGATAATGAAAGAAGATGCTGGACGAGGTTGGAGACGTGTTGTTCCTTCTCCAATCCCACTCGACATAGTTGAAAAGAACGTCATAAAGACATTGGTTGAAAAAGACATGATAGTCATAGCAGCGGGTGGGGGTGGAATACCTGTCATACAAGAAAACGGAACACTGAAAGGGGTTGAAGCAGTCATCGATAAAGATAGAGCAAGTGCTTTGCTTGCCAAGGAAATTGATGCAGATATACTCATAATTCTTACCGGAGTTGAAAAAGTATACATCAACTACAACAAGCCGGATCAAAAAGCTCTGGACCATCTTACAGTTGAAGAAGCGAAAAAATACCTTGCTGAAGGTCAATTCCCATCAGGTAGCATGGGACCAAAAATCGAAGCGGCAATTGATTTCGTAACCTCAACCGGAAGGGAATGTTTAATTACCGATATGGCAGTTCTCGATAAGGCATTAAAAGGGCTTACTGGAACAAGAATAACACTTTGA